In Tiliqua scincoides isolate rTilSci1 chromosome 1, rTilSci1.hap2, whole genome shotgun sequence, the following are encoded in one genomic region:
- the AP4S1 gene encoding AP-4 complex subunit sigma-1 yields MIKFFLIVNKQGQTRLSRYYEYTNLHKRTMLEAEVIKHCLSRSKEQCSFIEYKDFKLVYRQYAALYIVVGINETENEMAVYELIHNFVEVLDKYFSRVSELDIMFKLDRVHIILDEMVLNGCIVETNKTRILAPLLVLDKMAES; encoded by the exons ATGATCAAGTTTTTCCTCATCGTGAACAAGCAGGGCCAAACAAGACTCTCCCGTTATTATGAATACACCAACCTCCATAAACGGACCATGCTGGAAGCAGAAGTGATCAAGCACTGCCTTTCCCGATCAAAGGAACAG TGTTCCTTCATTGAGTACAAAGATTTTAAGCTGGTTTATCGGCAATATGCAGCTCTTTACATAGTGGTTGGAATTAATGAAACGGAG AATGAGATGGCTGTATATGAACTGATCCATAATTTTGTGGAGGTTTTAGACAAGTATTTCAGCAGAGTG AGTGAATTAGAT ATAATGTTCAAACTGGACAGAGTGCACATAATTTTGGATGAAATGGTATTAAATGGCTGCATTGTGGAAACAAACAAGACCAGGATTCTTGCACCTCTTCTTGTTCTGGATAAAATGGCTGAAAGCTAG